In Actinomyces marmotae, the DNA window CAGCGGGATGGTGGTCAGTCCCGCTTCCGGTGGAGGGCGGCGACGACGACCGCCGAGACGACCGAGGTGATGAGCGCGGCCGGGATCGCCCCGGACCAGCCGTTCACCATCAGCCCCACGGCCAGGCGGTCACCGGCGGCGCCGCTGAGGAGCTCCTCCGTGATCCAGCCCGTCAGTCGCAGCATCGCGCCGTTGACCACGAGGGCGAACAGCCCGAAGGTGAGGAGGTACAGGGGGAAGGTCAGCACCTTCGCGACGGGCTTGACCACTGAGTTCACGGCGGCCAGCACCGCGCCGATGATGAGGAGGTTGACGATCGCCAGCAGCGTCGTCGCGTTGGCGGGCAGGGACACTGAGGCGGGGAGGAGGCGGGAGGCCAGCCACAGCCCGGCGGCGTTCCCAACGATCCTGATGGCCAGTTCCATGCCTCTATCCTGCCAGCCCCCGCGCGGGCCGCGCAGTGACGGGGCTGCGAGGAGGGTGCGGAGGCGCCCGGGAGGATGACTGGACCGTGGGCCGCTCTCGCTACGCTCATCCCATGACGTACGACGCCTCGCGCCCCACCGCCGTCGAGCGCCCCACCGCCGAGGCCGGGCGCCGCTCCGACGCCCTCACCCGCCCGCGCCGCCCGGAGGCGGAATGAGCGAGCCGTCGGGCGGCCGGGCGCCAGGGCCGCCCGAGCCCCCTGCCTGGATCGCCGAGCTCGTGCCCGTGGCCGATCGCTCCCGAGCGCCCCTGACCACCGCCCTTCCCTGGATCGGCGCCGGAGCCCTCGTCGCGGCGGCCGCTGGCGCCTGGGCGGCCCGCCTCTCCCCGCGCGACCTGCCCGTAGCGCCCTGGCATGCCGCCCTGCTCCTCCTCGCCGCCGGCGCTGTCCTCGCCCTCGACCGTGACCTGCCCGCGGACCGCCGTCTGCCCGCGGGCGTGGTCACCGGCACCCGGGTGCTCCTCGTCGACCTCACCGTGAGCGCCCTGTCCCTCGGGCTGTGGATCGGGCTGCGCCTGTCCGGCGCCCCGCGCGCCCTCATGACCGCCGCGACCTGCGCGGGAGCGGCCGTGGTCATCGGCAACCTCGGGGCCTGGTTGCGCGCGGGCCTCGGCGCCCGGGCGCGCCGGGCGGCGGCAGCGCTGGCCGTGGTGAGCGCGCTGGCCGTCGTCGTGGCGGGACTCGTGGTGGGCATGGCCGAGGGGCCGCGACTGCCGGGCGCCTCCTGGTGGTGGGTGGGCGCGCTGGCCGTCGTCGCCGATGTCGAGGCGGCGCTCGCCGTGCGCCGTGAGCGCGGGGCGCGACGCCGGGGCGCGGCTGCCTGAGGCTCCCCCGCCCCTGGTGGGGGACGCCTGCGGCGCTCCGGCTCCGCACGGCCCCCGCCCCTTCCCCGTGAACCACAGGCGTCCTCATGCATGACCTGTGACGGCCTCTGGGGACGCCTCGCCCAGGGCGCTCCGGGGCCGACCTACCGTCGAGACATGGCACAACTCGACATCGCGTCGGCCGACACCGAGGTCGACGCCGCATCCGTTCCCTCTGCCGTCCCCGCCAGTTGGACGGGGCTGGCCGCCAACCAGTGCCAGAGCGCCCTGGACTCGGCCGTCCTGCTCATCCCGGCCCTCCACCCACTCATCGATGCCGCTGCCAGCGCCGCCAAGGACTTCGACGCGATGCGAGGAGGC includes these proteins:
- a CDS encoding phage holin family protein, with product MELAIRIVGNAAGLWLASRLLPASVSLPANATTLLAIVNLLIIGAVLAAVNSVVKPVAKVLTFPLYLLTFGLFALVVNGAMLRLTGWITEELLSGAAGDRLAVGLMVNGWSGAIPAALITSVVSAVVVAALHRKRD